The genomic window AATTTATTCTTCTGCAAAACATTGAATCGTATGAAACCTAAGCTCTTGCGACTCTTTCAAAACTGATGGTCTAAACCTCTAGATATACACATGGCCAACATGCTTACGTGACACTAACCTTCTAAACGGGTGCACCAAAGCAAGTTAAGTATTGTTGACCCGTTTAACTCCTAGGAGACAGATTACAGAAGGAAACCCCTTTTCTGATTGGCCACATGCAGCTCCATATTTTAATTATTTATCATTGCTTCGAAATTGTACAATAGTGCAAAAGAAAGAGGGAGAAACCAATGATTCTAAAGCTTGTTTTTTACATTTTGGGAAACTATGGATTGGACATGCTTATTTACATGTTTACatgtctttattttctcttcttcgtATGCTTTCTTCTGGTTTTTTTCCAACTCCCATGTGTGTATAGAGAACTATCTTTTACTTTCATTCATATTTCCACTTGTTGGCAGACATGAAGATAATGGCAAGTATTGTCACTATGGTCGTTTCTGTCCGCCGCAGTTGCAACAAGATCGACCACAGGGCTATGATATTCCTATTGCTCTGCTGGTAACCACTACAAAGCAAATTTAAAGTTGTCGTTCTTTGGGTTGCACCAGAAGATCTCCACTTCGGCCGCACTTTTTGCTACGGACTTGGTTGCATCTTTGGGCTACACCAGAAGATCTCCACTTCGGCCACATTCATTTGTTTGCAACAAATGCATTTATGAAGTGTTTCAAGACGCACAAAGATCTGTACGTACAAGAATTATGTGGATGGGTCTGCTCCCCCATTTATATATCAGGGGTACTATTTATATACCAGGGGTACATACTGGGGGAGGGGGgcaaatgccccccccccccacccacacacaaaatatatttGTTCAATGGTTGTTTACGGTTGAGTATATGCATGTTATATTCACTATATatataattcaatcacaatatagAATATATATGGTATATTAAGTGGAAAAATGCTAATGGTGCTTGCTATCTTGACCGTCCTCCATCAGTGTGGGATCCCCAACTAGCGCATATACGGGATACAACTAGCACTGTATATTGCATTGCATGTGCGTATTCCGGCTGAAAGCCACCCTAGAGCTAGCTAGAGAATCTCTCCCGGCCCTCCAACCAATTAATTTGCCGCGCAAATGCATTAGCATTTCCAGAAAACGCATGTACACGAGCTCATCGACTAGGAGAATATCTTGTGATAATGCTCCAAGTTTGGAAAGGTCAAACTGAGAAGTGTCAAAAAATTCTGATTTGTTTTTGAATGTCATAACACATATGTTTACAACCCCTAGAAATTTTGAATCTAAATTCGAAATACACATTAAGAATAAAAAAGATAAATCCAACATGAATAGTGTCAGTAATAGAGACAACATGAATATGTCCAAAACAACACTATTCATAtctgaatttatttatttttgtttctcaatgtgtattttgaatttggatctgaaaTTTTTAGGAGTGGTAGACATATGTCTTGTGAAGATTCATAAAAAAAAATATTaacacttccaaatttgacctTTTTTAAACTTAGAGCATGGGAGCACTTGAGTCATGGTATCACAATGATATACTCCCCTCATGGACTGTACTCACATGTGCGGGAGCTCATGAACTGTACTCAGGCCGGTGGTAACAATTCTTGTGTATGTGGAGAAGATAGTACTGTCCACAATCAGTACATAATTGAGCTTTGCCCGCATGCCGAGTCAATTTGTTTGGCATTAGGTGAGACGGATCTCATAGttatttacattttctttttttttgtgagAAAAAAAATAGATTTTCTTAGAGTGGTATAGTTTAGGGCTCCGCTCTTATTGCTCGGCCTGTTGGGCTTTGTGAGAGCCCATGGTCAGTGATGCCGATTGGACTCTAAACTAAAAATCAGAATACAATGTTCCAACCCCTACTTGCTCTAATTAAGTTTTAACAAAAATCctagtttgtctcaaaaaaaaatccTAGTGCCCTAAAAAATTGTtacatttctcaaaaaaaaaaagtgtTACAATCCTATTGCTCATTTCCAaaacaaacaagcaaaaaaaaatcctacagacCGATCAAAACAGAATGCTCCTGTCCGTCTTATAGTTGTATACGTAATTTTTTGTTCGATTTTCCAGCTTGTCATTTTTCACCCCCACATATAGCATGCAAGTATGGAACTGTACCACATACAGCATGGAAGAACATATCAATGCTACATAAAAGTTGACATGGAAAAGCTGTCGACACAACTCCAATTCTACATGAGATCCAATGGACCAACGTTAACAGCAATAGAACATTTGTAAACCTCGGTCAGTAGAATAGAGACACCCTGCACGCAAAGGAGCAACCACTATTTTCATCACAGCCCAGTACAACAGATATCTCATCCATTCTCTTtccttgaagaaaaaaaagaactcATCCAAAACCTTTGCCAAGTCTTCTTTCGATCACCGTATATATATGTTACAACAAAAACACGCCGAGCTAGATCGGACTTGTACAAACAAATGATGAATCGAATTAAGTTACAGCTTTGACCTCCACCTATAACCTATCTACGGAGCACAATGTCAATCTCCAGTCCACTGCAGTTCTTGTAGTCGGTTCCAACGGTGCCGGAGAACTAAAACCGCAGGCACCCGCCACAGCATTGCTTGCCGGAGAATGCTCTGCCTGATCGGCTAGCGCACCATCGGCTTGTCACACATCAAAACCTTCCTGCTAGCATACGCGCCTTCAGCAGTGTCACGTATGGTGGATCTCCATCCCATCGCGTCTGTTATTTCCTTGATCTCCACTATCGTTTCCTTTTTATCACGGATATACGCCCTACCACCAGGTCTGAGTATCCGATCCATCTCAAGCAAGATAATTGAGGCGTTACACCTGGTAATGAGAGAAAATATGGTGAACTGCAAATAAGGTATATCCGATGAATGACGCAAGGTCGGTTCTTCTGCATTACAACTACCACAGAGTAATAGATGACACAATAATCCAAGCAAGGTGTTGTCAACCGGGTGCTTAAACAGTGCAACTTAGTTACATAGCCGGGCATCCATGTAATAAACCATCTCCTTTAACGTAAGCACCTCAATTGTTTACATGTTTTGCTAAAGGCTAGAAGGCCTAAAGCAGCAGTTTGTTCTCAATTGTATTCTTGGGTTTCCTGGGTTATACAACCATGGAGATTTCTACATATCTTTTGTCAAGAAATCTGAACAAAGAACTAACATGAATTTATGTTCAAAAGAGCTGGTTACCTTTTCTGCTCCTTTGAGAATAGCCCGAATGCATGCAGCAGATCATAAGTCCTTGGATATGTGTCAAATGGTTCACACCTGTCCATATAAACATATAAATTGCAGAATGGGCAATATCAAGGTGGAAACTACATGATGCCCTTTGggtgccttttcttcttcttcaagaaAAAGGTGGAAACTATGCCATGAGCTCATTCACGTCAAGCATCTACCAGCTGCTTCTTAGAAAGAAGTTTGATGTCCGGAAAATATAGGAAGCAAAGCACTGATAATATTATAATAAAAAATGTTGGCTAATTCAATGCATGGCAACTCGTTCTGAGGAACTCATTCAAACACTTCAGGAAGAcaagatgcaatgagaagaaaatGTGGCTGATATGCTATGCTTAGAACTCCATGTTGAAGTGCAATATTTTTTTAGGAAGAGCAATTCCAACTTAATATTATGCCAGGCAACGAATATACCAAAAACTTACCAGTCATGGGCCACTCCAAGAAGTCCCCGGTCATAAATTACAGGCAGTGTGTTTGGCTCAGTAACAGGAACAACATTCATCACCCAGCAATCAAGCTTGCGACCGATCAATGCAGCAGCAAACCTACACGCAAAATTGGTAATAGAAATGAGATGTTCAGCAAAACAAACAATATTCCACATCAAGCACAAAAGTCTGATCTGCTAATTATTTTGTATTCAGGACAACCCATAGCCTGGTATTAGAGCAAAAGGTTGTGACAGCCGAGGTCATCGGTTCCAGCAGTATTTCCATGTATTCTCGGTCTGTATTCATCCAAACAAATGTGAGTCCTCCATCTAGTAGCTTTGCTAACAACCTTCTAATGGTCAGAGGTGATTGGAGGCTATTTCTATGTTTGAAACAACAAGAGAGAGAATGGAGGGACCAGGAAAGAAAGGGCTTTGAGCAAATAAATTACCCTCCAAATCCAGCCCTCATGTCCATTACATTCCGGAGTTTGAACTTTTTCCACTTGAAAACACGAATATAACCTTCGAGTATATCATCCCAAAATTTCGTCTCTGCTTTGAAAAGCTCATTCTTTGATGAGTAGGCGTCCATTTCAACACCTTGAAGTCTCCTTGGAGGCTCCATTAAGCGTGCAGGCCATGGAAAGGGAGTTGATCCGTCACTATTCACAGGTAGTCGACTGATACATGCTTTCAGACCAACATACCTGAAACCGAAGAGAACGTATAGCGCAAAAAAAGTTTGTGTCAAATAAGCTCAGTAACAGTATAATATAGTCCAAGAAAGGAGAAGCAGTCTATATGAATTTCAGCATCTGTTAAATGATCGCAGTGCAAACAACAAGATGAACAGGTTAAAGCACATTGTTGCCCCAACATTAATTATACGCCACATTCTTGCAGATTTTGCTGTCAACATGCTTTGTGTTTATCAGGTATTGTCATACTGATGGCAAATGCTTGACAGATCTTGCTAATGATGATGGAAATGAAAGATCGTTCGCATCTAAAGTGCTATTTTAAGGCCCGACAAGAATTAAAGATCTTAATGACAGAGAAAACAATGTGGCCAGTAATGAGAGTTATTAAGTTATTTCCACTGCCAAGACTTATCCAAGAAGTGACTAAAGTGTTAAACTGAGGCTTCAATAATAAAACCGGGTCAAGTGAGGTCGAAACATACCAGACATTATCTGGATTATCATCAGTATCACAAAGTGGAGGTTTGACCCCTGGATCACGGCTCATATAGCACGAGTTATTTACAGGCTTCCTCCACATAGCAACATATCCCTCTTTCTTCACAAGCTCCCAACAAAGTCGGGTTGTGAGGTCCTCCATCTCTACAAATAAATTTATCTGTGAGCAATCATTTTGGAAACAAAAAACAATGCAGCATTTCATTATCAGAGGCTTCTTGACCTGATATAAGTAATGTTATCAAAAACTATTATTACAACATCCCAAGGATTTGCAGTTTAAACTATGCACTTCCAATTTTCGTCATCCTTCACATGAAAGAATATCTCTGGCATACTGTAGATTTAATCAGGCCATCTGTGCATATTAGCAGTTTGGCGTAGATAGTTGTTACTAGAAAAATATTGTTCATGTGTAACCATAGGAATCCATCCTCTTTCTAGTTGTGCAATTTAACTTATGCGGGAAACCGGGAACAGCCAAATAGGTAGTAGAGCACAGAATTCAGGTCAAAGCATTTGTGTATGCCAAAGATACAGGCATACACAATATGATAACATTTTTCCTGTCAAGACTGTGTTAAGTTGTTCTGGCTGAGATCAGTTTGTATTTTGCAATAGGATAGCACGATCAAAAACAGATCCATTAGGTAATGCCTGTAGCTCAAGATCGAGTTTTCTGGCAGTGCATCAGACTCGTTTCCCTCTAGTCCTAATGAACTTCCTTTTCCATTACCAGTCAACGGGAATCCGGTTTGAAAACAAAAGAAGACTTTACTCTGACTAGATCCTAAAATCAACAAATGGACAACTATGGATGCATCTTGTGGAAAAATAACAACAGTGTAAATTGACACATAGTGTATATAGCCCTAAAGAAACAAAATTATCACATAGTACTAAGCAGCAATACCTTTCCACGCCTCTTGCTGGGCCTCTTCATGCTTATAAACAGGCTGTGCTGCCCAAGCAAAATACCCACCAGCTCTTAGCATTCTATTAACCTCCAGGAGCAGGATTCCATCTTAGAAAAGGTAAATTATGACAACAGGAATTAAGTGGTTTGTCAATCGAAGGAATAAAGTAGGTGCATTatcaagaaaataaataaagtaaaactaCACATCAAAATGAGTGCTCACCGTCACGTGTCCAATTTATTCTGCAGCGGGAACAATGGATAATCTCAAATGCTTGACTGGGATATAATAGTCTGTGTGTTGCAAATGCTGCCACCATTGCAGGAACACCACGCTCAAGAGCAAACTGTATCTGATTCTCATGAACATCTTTGGGGGCAATGGACAATGTCAACACGTCACGTGAAAGTAAGTATGCGCCAAAACTTGCTACACCACAGCCAACATCCAGAACAACTCTAGTGCGAGAGCCAAATGCAATATCTGGTACCATCTGGACAAACAGAGAAACATGTGCTTCGAATGAGATTCAGAAATGGTAGAGGTTTTTTAGCAGTGGAAGCTGATGCAGTCCATGAAACTTTAGCGGTTATTTGTCTTTTGCATGTTCCTGTTAAGCACGGATGCATCTAGAACCCATATGTGTTATGTTCTACTTTTACTTATACACTCTCTAGAAACTACTCGTTTGCTTTCATGTTTTAAGCAATTTGAAGTTACCTTTCACGTTTCCAAAAAGATTTGAGTAATTTATAATATATAATCAAGGGAAACCTGAGATATCTGATCCAGGTATTGACTTGCTCCATGTATGAACTGGGTTCCTCCCCCAGGAAATGTAAATTTATCTTTAGCCTTGGTAATCCAATTCTGCCCTCCTTTGTCGTCAACCAAGCGTGTATGAGGTACATTGCTAAACCACACCTGCAATTCACAGAAGTACATAAATTCCATTACATGGATGCTGCAGTTTCTGCGGGAAAAGCCAACCCAGTTGGTTCAATTCGATTCTGCAGCAATAATGGCATACATCAAATGTTGCTTAAATCATGTCTAGTTCATTCAAGCTAAAACTTTGAGTGCTGTGATTGGTGAAACAATAAACCCTGTGTGCAGAGAGGTGCTAGCAGAAACCCAAGAAGAAGATTACTACAGTACAAAGACATACTATTCCATTGCAGTAAAACCGAAAGGTTCTTTACCAGTTGAACCGGCAAGAATCAATACAGATACTCACCTCGTCTCTGCTCCGAGGCCAGGGGATGGGCGCCCTATACCCCTTGGGGGCTGGCACGAGGCAGCTCAGGGCCTTGTCCTTGGCCGGGCAGTGCCGCTCGAACCGCTCCCCACGCTCCGTGGAGGGCAGCCGCCTGATCTCCTCGTCGTTGTCGAGGCAGGGAATGTACTCCCTCATGCTCGCGGGGCAGGCAGGGAACTTCCCAATCCGGGCCCTGTTGCCGCCGCCGGCGCCCGCGTTGCCAAGCTCCTCCGGCGCGCCCTCGTCGGTGGCCAGATCGGTTTCGTTGACGACGGCGCCGATGTCAAAGTCGTCCCGCATAGCGCCGTCCTCGCCGACGATGCCGAGGCggacgggcgggggagggggcgagggcgggaggggaggcggcggtggtggcgacggagttggcgttggaggcggcggcgacggagttGGCATTGGAGGCGGCGGAGATGCCactggaggcggcggcggggcattGGGGGTAGACGAAGCGGGCGGAGCAGCTGCGGGGGCGGGGATTAGGGATGGGTCGAAGGAGATGTTGGAGTTAGGCGAGATGGCGACGGAAGGGGAGCGAGACGATATGCGGGAGGAGGGGGACGCCGGGGAGAAGACGGACGAGAAGAAGAGGGGGCTCGCGGAGGCGTCGGACCAGCGGTAGCCGACGAGgaaggaggcggcgcaggcgaAGAAGAGCACGGTGGCGCGGACGAGGTGCGGGCCGCGGAGCAGATCGGAGGCGTGCGCGCCGAGGGCCTTCATGCTCGCCCCGCCGGCCGGCCGCCCTTGGGTGGGGAGCGATCGGCGTCGGCGCGGTGCCTTGCCGATGCGGAGGGGATGGGATCGTACAGCGGAGTGAACTGGACTCCGGCGTGTTGCTTCGAAGGGGAAATCCCACTTCCGTTATTATTGTTTCTCGGAGGAGTATGTACAGTGGTTGATAGAATATTTCTTTTTGAAAAATTCACTGTAGGTTACATAACTCGAGCCGGGTGACACTTTGGTACCACTACTTTAAAATATCCGAACTACGGTCCACGTACTTGCGCAAGGGGTTCACTTTGGCCCGTATGTACGATTTCATCTACGtatttgctgacttggccgagCCAGCGGCCGCCAGCTTGCTTTGACCGTCACCTAGTCGTGCCTAAGGTGAATACTAGTCTATTCGGGGTGTTTTTTTTTGTAAAAACGCCGGACAATGCGGGAGTGCGTCTGAGTTCCTTCGCTCCCTCGGCCTCGGCCTCGACGACCTCGCCGCCTACCCGCTCGCCCTCGGCTGCAACATCCGCAAGAACATGGTCCCCGTCCTCGACTACCTCGGCAAGATTGGCGTCCGCCGCGAcgagctcccgcacctgctccgccGCCACCCGCAGGTGCTCCACGCCAGCATCACCGTCGACCTTGCGCCCGTCGTTAAGTACCTTCAGGGGATGGACGTCAAGCCCGGCGACATGCCGCGCGTGCTCGAGCGCTACCTCGGCTGCATGCTCGAGGGCACCATGAGCACCTCCGTCGCCTACCTCGTCGGCATTGGCGTCGCCAGGCGCCACGCTGAGCTGCTCACAAGTGATCTTTATTCAGCCGGCGCTGCCGCCAAGACGCCATGGCGATTGGCGAAGCCCCACTGAACCGAGCGCATGCAGGCGACGGCGCGTGCGGCGGCACAAGTCCGGTAGTGCATTGCTCTCTCCGCGCGCGCACGCACACCACGACCTGAATATAGTAGCACAGCTGGTGCTAATTGAAGGGACCATGCATGCTAAATTATTATAGGCACTGTTGATTATTCATATGTGTCTTTCATTTCCAGATTGCAGGTGGATGTTGGTATGTTCTTGCGATTCAGCGTGTTGCCTCCTGCCTACAATCGGAATGCGAGATAAACAACAACTGCAATTTGATGTCACTGGCTTGCTCCAAGGAGATGTGCTTTCACTTCCCTTGGTCATCAGACATGACTGCATTAGCATGCGATACGAGCTTAACTTCTTTCAGTCAACAAAATGTGCCGGCCTGTCTAAGTGGCAATGGCGCCTTTGCTTATGGGATCTACAAGGGAGCCCTTCCTGTTATCTCCAGCAATTCACTTGCTGTCAAAATCATCTATCCCATATTCTGGGGTCTCATGACCCTCAGGTAATTTATATAGTATTATGTTAAATAATAATATCATCCATTTCTGACATAGGAAATGTTTTCCTCCGTGAAACTTGAATATCTGAATGTTCAGTAGTCGGCTCGGCTGTCATTCTATCTGAAATATGCACATTCCTGACAAATTTATATGCCGCTCAGGCCGCACGACCACCTCGAGTAGGCTGGGGACCGATCGGGTGACTAGAAGGGTGCGTGACTGCGTGGCAGCGTGGGGATGGATGCAGAGGGACCATGGATCGATCTGCCGGCCGTATgccgttttgcaaaaaaaaaaaaaaaacccggATGGACTTGTACTCACGAAAGGAACGACAGTGTGGCGGTCAAAGCCGAGCTGGCGGCCGCTGACTCGGCCAAGTCAGTAAATACGTACACAAAATCGTATACATGGACCAAAATGAACCTCTAGCGCAAGTACTTGGACCGTAGTTCAGGTATTTTGAAGTAGTGGTTCAAATGTGTCACCCGGCTCAAGTTTAGTGACCTAGAGTGAATTTTTCTCTATTTCTTTTTTAAATTTTGCATGTAATGtaatgatgacaataaaaatatatCTACAATAAGTTATGCTTATCTAAAATaattagttactccctccgttcctaaatatttgtctttttagagatttcaaatggactatcacatacggatgtatatagacatattttagagtgtacattcattcattttgttccgtatgtagtcatttgttaaaatttctagaaagacaaatatttaggaacggagggagtatttcttaaAATCATGGACATTTCTGCTAAaaaactccctccgttccaaaatagatgactcaactttgtaacTCTTAAAAAGAGAGGCATCTGATAAGCGCCCCAAAGTATCGACCGGTCGCGCGCGGGCCTTCCGATGCCAATCGTATAGACCGTCGGATCTATAGAAAAATGGTTCATTAGAGCCCCTTTCTTCCTCACGCAGCACCCACGTCTCCCACCGCGTCTTGCGCATGCACCCCCTCCCCCACGCGCCCGCGTCTCGCGTAGCTCGCCGAGGCGCCGcgctctcctactgccccctccatcCGTCCCTCGCCGCACCTCATCGCGGGCCACCCACTCGTCGGCCATTGACCTCACAACAGGTTGCACCTCGTCGCACCCACCCCCGTAGATCACAGCTAGCCACTGTCATCGTCGCCGCAGCTGGGCGATGAAGTCGTAGCAATTCCGTCGCCGCCGACCATCGACACGTGCAAACACTCGCCGCTTGCTCGTAGCactggtgtcgtggaattgtcacggcagatgtcctagtgaaaggacttagacgtggagccattgcgacgtagttagcttaaaggggttaaacgggacaaaggacacgaggagtttatactggttcggcccccttatggtgaaggtaaaagcctaatccagtttgaggtggtattgctagggtttcgattaccagggagcgaatacgtttgacctggctttcgatctgttgtttc from Triticum aestivum cultivar Chinese Spring chromosome 3B, IWGSC CS RefSeq v2.1, whole genome shotgun sequence includes these protein-coding regions:
- the LOC123071401 gene encoding probable methyltransferase PMT11 isoform X1; translation: MKALGAHASDLLRGPHLVRATVLFFACAASFLVGYRWSDASASPLFFSSVFSPASPSSRISSRSPSVAISPNSNISFDPSLIPAPAAAPPASSTPNAPPPPPVASPPPPMPTPSPPPPTPTPSPPPPPPLPPSPPPPPVRLGIVGEDGAMRDDFDIGAVVNETDLATDEGAPEELGNAGAGGGNRARIGKFPACPASMREYIPCLDNDEEIRRLPSTERGERFERHCPAKDKALSCLVPAPKGYRAPIPWPRSRDEVWFSNVPHTRLVDDKGGQNWITKAKDKFTFPGGGTQFIHGASQYLDQISQMVPDIAFGSRTRVVLDVGCGVASFGAYLLSRDVLTLSIAPKDVHENQIQFALERGVPAMVAAFATHRLLYPSQAFEIIHCSRCRINWTRDDGILLLEVNRMLRAGGYFAWAAQPVYKHEEAQQEAWKEMEDLTTRLCWELVKKEGYVAMWRKPVNNSCYMSRDPGVKPPLCDTDDNPDNVWYVGLKACISRLPVNSDGSTPFPWPARLMEPPRRLQGVEMDAYSSKNELFKAETKFWDDILEGYIRVFKWKKFKLRNVMDMRAGFGGFAAALIGRKLDCWVMNVVPVTEPNTLPVIYDRGLLGVAHDWCEPFDTYPRTYDLLHAFGLFSKEQKRCNASIILLEMDRILRPGGRAYIRDKKETIVEIKEITDAMGWRSTIRDTAEGAYASRKVLMCDKPMVR
- the LOC123071401 gene encoding probable methyltransferase PMT11 isoform X2 gives rise to the protein MKALGAHASDLLRGPHLVRATVLFFACAASFLVGYRWSDASASPLFFSSVFSPASPSSRISSRSPSVAISPNSNISFDPSLIPAPAAAPPASSTPNAPPPPPVASPPPPMPTPSPPPPTPTPSPPPPPPLPPSPPPPPVRLGIVGEDGAMRDDFDIGAVVNETDLATDEGAPEELGNAGAGGGNRARIGKFPACPASMREYIPCLDNDEEIRRLPSTERGERFERHCPAKDKALSCLVPAPKGYRAPIPWPRSRDEVWFSNVPHTRLVDDKGGQNWITKAKDKFTFPGGGTQFIHGASQYLDQISQMVPDIAFGSRTRVVLDVGCGVASFGAYLLSRDVLTLSIAPKDVHENQIQFALERGVPAMVAAFATHRLLYPSQAFEIIHCSRCRINWTRDDGILLLEVNRMLRAGGYFAWAAQPVYKHEEAQQEAWKEMEDLTTRLCWELVKKEGYVAMWRKPVNNSCYMSRDPGVKPPLCDTDDNPDNVWYVGLKACISRLPVNSDGSTPFPWPARLMEPPRRLQGVEMDAYSSKNELFKAETKFWDDILEGYIRVFKWKKFKLRNVMDMRAGFGGPRIHGNTAGTDDLGCHNLLL